A region from the Citrobacter koseri ATCC BAA-895 genome encodes:
- the rlmD gene encoding 23S rRNA (uracil(1939)-C(5))-methyltransferase RlmD — protein sequence MAQFYSAKRRVTTRQIITVTVNDLDPFGQGVARHNGKALFIPGLLPQEKGDVVITEDKKQFARAQVKRRLNDSPERETPRCPHFGVCGGCQQQHASVALQQRSKSAALSRLMKCDVAEVIADTPWGYRRRARLSLNYLPKTQQLQMGFRKAGSSDIVDVRQCPILVPQLEALLPRVRACLESLQGNRHFGHVELVQAGNGTLMVLRHTAPLNATDREKLERFSHSEGLSLFLAPQSDILEPLTGEAPWYDSNGLRLTFSPRDFIQVNEGVNQKMVARALEWLDIQPDDRVLDLFCGMGNFTLPLATRAASVVGVEGVPALVEKGRENARRNGLQNVTFFHENLEEDVTKQQWAKNGFDKILLDPARAGAAGVMKHIIKLKPIRIVYVSCNPATLARDSDALLNAGYQIQRLAMLDMFPHTGHLESMVLFERL from the coding sequence ATGGCGCAATTCTACTCTGCAAAACGACGCGTGACGACGCGTCAGATCATAACCGTTACGGTCAATGACCTCGATCCTTTTGGTCAGGGCGTGGCTCGCCATAATGGAAAGGCGCTGTTTATACCGGGATTACTGCCCCAGGAAAAGGGCGACGTCGTCATTACCGAAGATAAAAAACAGTTCGCTCGCGCGCAAGTTAAGCGTCGCCTGAATGATAGCCCGGAACGGGAAACGCCGCGCTGCCCACACTTTGGCGTCTGTGGCGGCTGCCAGCAGCAGCATGCCAGCGTCGCGCTGCAACAACGCAGCAAAAGCGCCGCGCTGTCGCGCTTAATGAAATGCGATGTCGCCGAGGTGATCGCCGATACGCCGTGGGGCTATCGACGTCGCGCGCGTTTAAGCCTGAATTATCTGCCTAAAACTCAGCAATTGCAGATGGGATTTCGCAAGGCGGGCTCCAGCGATATCGTGGATGTCAGGCAGTGCCCCATTCTGGTGCCCCAGCTTGAGGCGCTGCTGCCTCGCGTCAGGGCGTGTCTGGAAAGTTTGCAAGGAAACCGCCACTTTGGCCATGTCGAGCTGGTACAGGCGGGGAATGGCACCCTAATGGTGCTGCGTCATACGGCGCCCTTGAACGCGACGGACAGAGAAAAACTGGAACGCTTTTCGCATTCTGAGGGACTGTCTCTGTTTCTGGCCCCTCAAAGCGACATACTTGAACCGCTTACCGGGGAGGCGCCCTGGTATGATTCAAACGGGCTACGCTTAACCTTCAGCCCGCGCGACTTTATTCAGGTCAACGAAGGGGTGAACCAGAAAATGGTCGCCCGGGCGCTGGAATGGCTGGATATTCAACCTGACGACCGCGTTCTGGATCTGTTCTGCGGCATGGGGAATTTTACTCTGCCGCTGGCGACGCGCGCCGCCAGCGTTGTGGGCGTTGAAGGCGTTCCGGCGCTGGTGGAAAAAGGCCGGGAAAACGCGCGGCGTAACGGATTACAGAATGTGACATTCTTTCACGAAAATCTCGAAGAAGATGTCACGAAGCAGCAATGGGCGAAAAACGGTTTTGACAAAATTTTGCTCGATCCCGCTCGTGCCGGGGCGGCAGGCGTGATGAAACACATTATAAAGTTAAAACCAATTCGTATTGTTTATGTATCCTGTAATCCTGCTACGCTGGCACGGGATAGCGACGCCTTGTTGAATGCCGGATACCAAATTCAGCGGCTGGCGATGCTCGACATGTTCCCACACACTGGGCATCTGGAATCAATGGTGTTGTTTGAGCGTTTGTAA
- the barA gene encoding two-component sensor histidine kinase BarA, protein MTNYSLRARMMILILAPTVLIGLLLSIFFVVHRYNDLQRQLEDAGASIIEPLAVSSEYGMNLQNRESIGQLISVLHRRHSDIVRAISVYDENNRLFVTSNFHLDPSEMQLATGEPFPRRLSVTRHGDIMILRTPIISERYSPDESPVTDAKTPRNMLGYVALELDLKSVRLQQYKEIFISSVMMLFCIGIALIFGWRLMRDVTGPIRNMVNTVDRIRRGQLDSRVEGFMLGELDMLKNGINSMAMSLAAYHEEMQHNIDQATSDLRETLEQMEIQNVELDLAKKRAQEAARIKSEFLANMSHELRTPLNGVIGFTRLTLKTELNTTQRDHLNTIERSANNLLAIINDVLDFSKLEAGKLILESIPFPLRSTLDEVVTLLAHSSHDKGLELTLNIKNDVPDNVIGDPLRLQQVITNLVGNAIKFTESGNIDILVEKRALSNTKVQIEIQIRDTGIGIPERDQSRLFQAFRQADASISRRHGGTGLGLVITQKLVNEMGGDISFHSQPNRGSTFWFHINLDLNPNVISDAPPTRCLVGKRLAYVEPNATAAQCTLDMLSDTPLEVIYSPTFSALPLDHYDILLISVPVTFNEPLTMQQERLAKAAAMTDFLLLALPCHAQINAEKLKQGGAAACLLKPLTSTRLLPALTEYCHLNQHVEPLLTDENKIAMTVMAVDDNPANLKLIGALLEDKVQHVELCDSGHQAVERAKQMQFDLILMDIQMPDMDGIRACELIHQLPHQQQTPVIAVTAHAMAGQKEKLLSAGMNDYLAKPIEEEKLHSLLLRYKPGAVVATRLPAAESAEFIVNPNATLDWQLALRQAAGKSDLARDLLQMLIDFLPEVRNKIEEQLVGEAPEGLVDLIHTLHGSCGYSGVPRMKNLCQLIEQQLRSGTKEEELEPEFLELLDEMDNVAREAKKILG, encoded by the coding sequence ATGACCAACTACAGCCTGCGCGCACGCATGATGATTCTGATCCTGGCCCCGACCGTCCTCATTGGTTTACTGCTCAGTATCTTTTTCGTTGTGCATCGCTATAACGACTTGCAGCGTCAACTGGAAGATGCTGGCGCCAGCATTATCGAACCTCTTGCGGTCTCCAGCGAATATGGCATGAACCTGCAAAACCGCGAATCAATCGGGCAGCTCATCAGCGTTCTCCATCGCCGCCACTCCGACATCGTGCGCGCCATTTCCGTTTATGACGAGAATAACCGGCTGTTTGTCACATCCAATTTCCATCTCGATCCGTCAGAAATGCAGCTCGCCACCGGGGAGCCGTTTCCCCGCAGGCTGAGCGTGACCCGCCACGGGGACATTATGATCCTGCGAACGCCGATTATCTCCGAAAGGTATTCGCCGGACGAATCCCCCGTAACAGACGCCAAAACGCCGAGAAATATGTTGGGATATGTGGCGCTTGAACTGGATCTCAAGTCCGTCCGCCTGCAACAGTACAAAGAGATTTTCATCTCCAGCGTGATGATGCTGTTCTGTATCGGCATTGCCTTAATTTTTGGCTGGCGTCTGATGCGCGACGTCACCGGTCCCATTCGTAATATGGTCAATACCGTTGACCGCATTCGTCGTGGGCAGCTCGACAGCCGCGTCGAGGGCTTTATGCTGGGCGAGCTGGATATGCTGAAAAACGGCATCAACTCGATGGCGATGTCGCTTGCCGCTTACCATGAAGAGATGCAGCATAATATCGATCAGGCCACTTCGGATCTGCGCGAAACGCTGGAACAGATGGAGATCCAGAACGTTGAGCTGGATCTGGCGAAGAAGCGCGCTCAGGAAGCGGCGCGTATTAAGTCTGAGTTTTTGGCCAACATGTCGCACGAACTGCGTACGCCGCTTAACGGCGTGATTGGCTTTACCCGTCTGACGCTAAAAACCGAACTCAATACAACCCAGCGCGATCACCTCAATACTATCGAGCGTTCGGCCAACAACCTGCTGGCGATCATCAATGACGTGCTCGATTTTTCCAAGCTGGAAGCGGGCAAGCTGATTCTGGAAAGCATTCCTTTCCCGCTACGCAGCACGCTGGATGAAGTGGTGACGCTGCTGGCGCATTCATCCCATGACAAAGGGCTGGAACTCACGCTAAACATCAAAAATGACGTACCGGATAACGTCATCGGCGACCCGCTGCGCCTACAGCAGGTCATTACCAATCTGGTCGGTAATGCCATTAAATTTACCGAAAGCGGCAATATCGATATTCTGGTTGAAAAGCGCGCGCTCAGTAATACCAAAGTACAGATTGAAATCCAGATCCGCGATACCGGCATCGGCATTCCCGAGCGCGACCAGTCGCGTCTGTTCCAGGCTTTCCGCCAGGCGGACGCCAGCATTTCACGCCGTCATGGCGGAACCGGTCTGGGGCTGGTGATTACGCAAAAACTGGTCAATGAGATGGGCGGCGATATCTCGTTCCACAGTCAGCCCAATCGCGGTTCCACTTTCTGGTTCCACATTAATCTCGATCTCAACCCGAATGTGATAAGCGACGCGCCGCCAACGCGCTGTCTGGTCGGAAAACGGCTGGCCTACGTCGAACCGAACGCCACCGCCGCGCAATGCACGCTGGATATGCTGAGCGACACGCCGCTGGAGGTGATCTACAGCCCGACGTTCTCAGCGTTGCCGCTGGATCACTACGATATCCTGCTCATCAGCGTTCCGGTGACCTTTAACGAACCGCTCACCATGCAGCAAGAACGGCTGGCAAAAGCCGCCGCCATGACGGACTTCCTGTTGCTGGCGCTGCCTTGCCATGCCCAGATTAACGCCGAAAAACTCAAGCAAGGCGGCGCGGCGGCCTGTCTGTTAAAACCGCTCACCTCAACGCGTTTACTGCCTGCGCTGACGGAATACTGCCATTTAAATCAGCATGTTGAACCGCTGCTGACGGATGAGAATAAAATCGCCATGACGGTAATGGCGGTCGACGATAACCCGGCCAACCTGAAGCTGATCGGCGCGCTGCTGGAGGACAAAGTCCAGCATGTGGAGCTTTGCGACAGCGGGCATCAGGCGGTGGAACGGGCCAAACAGATGCAGTTTGATTTGATCCTGATGGACATTCAGATGCCGGATATGGACGGTATCCGCGCCTGTGAGCTGATTCATCAGCTTCCGCATCAGCAGCAAACGCCGGTGATCGCCGTGACGGCACATGCGATGGCGGGTCAGAAAGAGAAGCTGCTGAGCGCGGGGATGAATGACTATCTGGCCAAGCCGATAGAAGAAGAAAAGCTGCACAGTCTGCTGTTACGCTATAAGCCGGGGGCCGTGGTAGCAACCCGATTACCCGCCGCTGAATCGGCTGAGTTTATCGTCAACCCGAACGCAACGCTCGACTGGCAACTGGCGCTGCGCCAGGCGGCCGGAAAATCCGATCTGGCGCGGGATCTGCTGCAAATGCTCATCGACTTCCTGCCGGAAGTGCGTAACAAAATTGAAGAACAGCTGGTGGGAGAGGCGCCCGAAGGGCTGGTGGATCTCATCCACACGCTGCACGGCAGCTGCGGCTACAGCGGGGTGCCGCGCATGAAAAACTTGTGCCAGTTAATTGAGCAGCAGTTACGCAGCGGCACCAAAGAAGAGGAGCTTGAACCCGAGTTTCTGGAGCTGCTTGATGAGATGGACAACGTCGCGCGCGAAGCAAAGAAAATATTAGGATGA
- a CDS encoding glycerate kinase has protein sequence MKIVIAPDSYKESLSALEVATAIEEGFREIWPDADYVKLPVADGGEGTVEAMVEATAGRIVDVDVTGPLGDSVRAFYGLSGDERSAFIEMAAASGLELVPPQLRDPLKTTSWGTGELIRHALDAGVEHIIIGLGGSATNDGGVGMVQALGAKLLDAQHQEITQGGAALEALSKIDISGIDKRLAACRIEVACDVTNPLTGKEGASAVFGPQKGATPEMIQRLDDALTHYARLISRDLDINVFELAGGGAAGGLGAALYAFCGAELRRGIEIVTDALHLEECVADADLVVTGEGRIDSQTIHGKVPVGVAKVAKRHNKPVIGIAGSLTADVGVVHQHGLDAVFSVIYTICTLDEALENAAENVRMAARNIAATLNVGQHLR, from the coding sequence ATGAAAATAGTGATCGCACCGGACTCTTATAAGGAAAGTTTGAGCGCTCTTGAGGTAGCGACCGCCATTGAGGAGGGGTTTCGTGAAATCTGGCCTGATGCGGATTACGTAAAACTCCCGGTTGCTGATGGTGGTGAGGGAACGGTTGAAGCGATGGTCGAGGCCACGGCAGGCCGGATTGTTGATGTTGACGTGACGGGCCCGCTCGGTGACAGCGTGCGGGCATTTTATGGGCTTTCTGGCGACGAGCGTTCGGCCTTTATCGAAATGGCCGCCGCCAGCGGGCTGGAGTTGGTTCCACCGCAATTACGCGATCCGCTAAAAACCACCTCGTGGGGAACCGGTGAGTTAATTCGCCACGCTCTCGATGCCGGGGTGGAACATATTATTATTGGCCTTGGCGGTAGCGCGACGAATGACGGCGGCGTCGGTATGGTGCAGGCGCTGGGGGCGAAATTGCTGGATGCGCAGCACCAGGAGATTACGCAAGGCGGCGCGGCGCTGGAAGCGCTCTCAAAGATTGATATCAGCGGTATTGATAAACGTCTTGCCGCGTGTCGTATCGAAGTCGCCTGCGATGTTACGAATCCGCTGACCGGGAAAGAGGGGGCATCTGCGGTATTTGGTCCGCAAAAAGGCGCCACGCCGGAGATGATTCAACGCTTAGACGATGCGCTGACGCACTATGCCCGGCTGATTTCCCGCGATCTGGATATTAATGTATTCGAACTGGCGGGCGGCGGCGCGGCGGGCGGTCTGGGAGCCGCATTATATGCGTTTTGCGGCGCGGAGTTACGGCGTGGCATTGAGATCGTGACCGATGCCTTGCATCTGGAGGAGTGCGTTGCTGATGCGGATCTGGTTGTTACCGGAGAAGGGCGCATTGACAGCCAAACGATTCACGGCAAAGTGCCTGTTGGCGTGGCAAAGGTCGCGAAACGACATAATAAGCCCGTGATTGGCATTGCAGGTAGCCTGACGGCAGATGTGGGTGTTGTACACCAACATGGGCTGGATGCTGTTTTCAGCGTGATTTATACCATCTGTACGCTGGATGAGGCGCTGGAGAATGCCGCAGAAAATGTGCGTATGGCTGCGCGCAATATCGCCGCCACCCTTAACGTGGGGCAACATTTACGTTAA